Proteins encoded within one genomic window of Candidatus Desulfarcum epimagneticum:
- the moaC gene encoding molybdopterin biosynthesis, protein C (Evidence 2a : Function from experimental evidences in other organisms; PubMedId : 10903949; Product type e : enzyme) has protein sequence MSDFTHIDPKGRVRMVDVTPKEPTLRIATARGKVTMTLETLEKIETGVSRKGNVLETARIAGVMAAKKTPDLIPMCHPLNLTHVSVDFFPDRASCSIGIEAKAKIFGPTGVEMEALCAVSVAALTIYDMCKSHDKGMALSDIRLVEKSGGKSGDFKREAF, from the coding sequence ATGTCTGACTTTACCCATATCGACCCCAAAGGCCGGGTCCGGATGGTGGATGTGACCCCGAAAGAGCCCACACTCCGGATCGCCACGGCCCGGGGAAAGGTGACCATGACCCTGGAAACCCTTGAAAAGATCGAAACCGGGGTCTCCAGAAAGGGCAATGTGCTTGAGACCGCCCGAATCGCCGGCGTCATGGCGGCCAAAAAAACCCCGGACCTGATCCCCATGTGCCATCCCCTCAACCTCACCCATGTGTCGGTGGATTTTTTTCCTGACCGCGCGTCTTGCTCCATCGGGATTGAGGCCAAAGCGAAGATTTTCGGGCCCACCGGGGTGGAGATGGAGGCCCTTTGCGCCGTGTCCGTCGCGGCCCTGACCATTTACGACATGTGCAAATCCCATGACAAAGGCATGGCGCTTTCAGACATCCGCCTGGTTGAAAAATCAGGGGGGAAAAGCGGGGACTTCAAAAGGGAGGCGTTTTGA
- a CDS encoding conserved hypothetical protein (Evidence 4 : Unknown function but conserved in other organisms): MRKSVFLRAAALTAGLALLFSWGCVIERKRDADIARPALLKVGARDFPEFADDLSYEGLEQSVLESLLFFEKKPDDAVFHFGRDRFTAGRMRDSLKTFLDFIQKNPSPDRLTRFIRQNYEVYASSANRPDGVLMTGYFEPVFKGSLFKTDECRFPVYGRPADMITIDLSRFSSEYSGKKIVARYEKGAVIPYFDREQITRKNAIKGKARAIAWLKDPVDVFFLHVQGSGKAILEDGRTISLRYDSQNGRPYRSIGRLLVEMEKIPLSEISMQSIRAYLAANPHETDVVLSHNPSYVFFREGDSVRPKGCIGAELTPGRSLATDRRIFPEGALAFIRTQKPVMDESGAIQEWTDMSRFVLNQDTGGAIRGPGRADIFWGDGEYAEMAAGHMKHRGEMFFLVLKDVKNPGGFHFLPRMTNVSNPLE; encoded by the coding sequence ATGAGAAAATCTGTTTTTTTACGGGCCGCCGCGCTGACCGCCGGCCTCGCCCTTCTTTTTTCCTGGGGATGCGTCATAGAAAGAAAACGGGACGCGGATATCGCGCGGCCGGCCCTTTTGAAAGTCGGCGCAAGGGACTTTCCGGAGTTTGCGGATGATCTGTCCTACGAGGGCCTTGAGCAAAGCGTTTTGGAGAGCCTTCTTTTTTTTGAGAAAAAACCCGATGACGCGGTTTTTCATTTCGGGCGGGACCGCTTTACGGCCGGGCGCATGCGCGACTCCCTTAAGACCTTTCTGGACTTTATCCAAAAAAATCCCTCCCCGGACCGCCTGACGCGCTTTATCCGCCAAAACTACGAGGTGTACGCCTCTTCGGCGAACCGGCCCGACGGTGTGCTGATGACCGGTTATTTTGAGCCGGTGTTTAAAGGCAGCCTTTTTAAAACCGATGAGTGCCGATTCCCGGTCTATGGCAGACCGGCGGACATGATCACCATCGATCTGTCCCGGTTTTCGTCGGAGTATTCGGGGAAAAAGATTGTGGCCCGGTATGAAAAGGGGGCGGTGATCCCTTATTTCGACCGGGAGCAGATCACCCGGAAAAACGCCATCAAGGGAAAGGCCCGGGCCATCGCATGGCTCAAAGACCCGGTGGATGTGTTTTTTTTGCATGTGCAGGGATCAGGCAAGGCCATTCTGGAGGACGGCCGGACGATTTCCCTTCGTTATGATTCCCAGAACGGCCGGCCGTACCGGAGCATCGGCCGGCTTTTGGTGGAGATGGAAAAAATACCCCTGTCGGAAATTTCCATGCAGAGCATCCGGGCGTATCTCGCCGCCAACCCCCATGAGACGGACGTTGTGTTGAGTCACAACCCCAGCTATGTGTTTTTCCGGGAGGGCGACAGCGTCCGCCCCAAAGGCTGCATCGGGGCGGAGCTGACCCCCGGACGCTCCCTGGCCACCGACAGGCGGATTTTTCCCGAAGGGGCGCTGGCGTTTATCCGGACCCAAAAGCCGGTCATGGACGAGAGCGGCGCCATTCAGGAGTGGACGGACATGTCCCGGTTTGTGTTGAACCAGGACACGGGCGGCGCCATCCGGGGGCCGGGACGGGCGGATATTTTCTGGGGGGACGGGGAATACGCCGAGATGGCGGCGGGCCATATGAAACATAGAGGGGAAATGTTCTTCCTGGTTTTGAAAGACGTGAAAAACCCCGGGGGGTTTCATTTCCTTCCCCGGATGACGAATGTGTCGAATCCTTTGGAGTAA